Sequence from the Thermomonas sp. HDW16 genome:
CGCTTCAACATGAGCGTCGACTGGTGGGAAATCGAACGCCTTTCGTCGATCCGCTCCACGTCGTTGCGTGAGCTGAAGGACAACTACGACATCTTCACCGAGAACTGGATACGCGACTCCAGCGGCAATGTCGTACAGATCGACCAGCGTTACGTGAACACGGGCGGCACGCTGACCCGGGGCATCGAGGCGGACGCCAACCTGCGCGGCGAAGGTTTCGGCGGAAAATGGAACATCAACCTCAACGGCAATTACCTGGATCAGTACAAGACCAAGACCCTGGAAACATCGCCGTGGAGCGCCAACCAGGTCGGCAAGTTCACCACCTGGGGCATCCTGCCTCTGAAATGGAAGCACACGCTCAGCTTCGGCTGGGCCAGGGGCGACTGGACGCACGCGCTCACCCAGATCTATCGCAACGGTTACCTCGACGCACCCGCATCCGGCTACCAGCCGACCAGGATCAGGACAGGCGTGTACGTGCCGCCTGACTACAAACCGAAAGTCGACGAGTACATCACCTACAACTACTCGGTGAGCTGGGCCGGCATCGACAAACTGAAGGCCACCTTCGGCGTCCGCAACCTGCTCAACACCGATCCGCCATTCACCCTGGCCTACCTGGATTACGGCGGCGGCTCGGCATGGGAGCCGCGCGTGGCCGATCCGCGTGGGCGTTCATTCAACCTGCTCTTGGAATACAGCTTCTGGTGACTCGTTAACGCCTTGATTTGCCAGAAAAAAGAAGGCCCCGCAATGCGGGGCCTTCGCGTTTCATACCGTCGCTTCCGCTCTCGCTCAATAACCGTTCTTCTTCAGCCACGCATCGACCTGCGGCTTGCGTTCCGCGCGCAACTTGATGCGGGTCTGGATGCCGGAGATCACGGTCTCCGCGTCACGCCGCGAGGTCGCTGCGATATGCGCATCGGCGAAGGCGCGGATCTTGTCGACCATCTTCGGGTCGGTCGCATTGCCGCCCAAGCCCGGGTAATAGCGTGCGCGCGAAGTCGAATCGACCAGCTTGTCGACCTGTTCACGATGCGCCACCGCGAAGTCGAATGCCATGTCCGGATGCTCGCGCGAGACCGAGCCGATCATGCCCGCGCTGTTGGTAACGCCAGGCTCATCGGTCAGGGCCATGTCCAGCGCGCGCCTGGCCAATGCCTCGTCCTTGGCCGCCGCCAGCAGGCCGTAATACTGGTCGCGGATCATCGACGACTTCTCAGCCTTGGCCATCGCATGCAGCTTGTCCCAGGTCACCGCATCGGCATTGCGCGCGACGATGCCCAGCACGGTGCGCCGCAGGTCCGGCGACAACGACTTGGGATCGGCGAGCGATGCATCGAAACGGCGGCGCGCTTCGGTGATCACCTTCGCATCGCCCAATCCGCTGAGCGTGCCGATCAGGCCGGAGCGCAGCTGCTTCGTCGTGGCGCTATCGCCTTCCTTGTTGTCCCAGCCCAGTTGTTCGAACTTCGGCGACAATCGGGACAACGCGTACTTGCGGGCGGCCGCCTGGCGCTTGGCATCGCCCTCGAACATGTCGTCGATGCCGCCCAGCGTGCCAGCCACCATTTGCCACAGGTTCGGCGAGGCATCCAATGGCACCTTGCCGGTCAGCTCCAGCATGTCCGATTCCGGCTGCAGGCCGACCGCCGCCAGCGCGCTGGCATCCATCATCAGGCCCAGCTGATCGGCCACCGGCAGCTTGGCGAAGCCATCGCTCAGCGCCTTGAACTGCGCCGACGCATACAGCGTGCGGTAGTAGCCCTTCTGGCCGTCGTTGACCAGGATCGGGCCGCAGCCCGGCAGTTCCACGCTGGCCTTGCCGTCCACCAGGGTGCGCGCCACGGTACCGTCGGCACCGCGCACGGCCACCGGCACGTGCCAGCGCAGAGGCGTCTTGCCGGGACGGTCGATGGTGTACTCGCCCTGCTCCAGCGCGACCACGGTCTTGCCGGCGGCGCAGCTGGCGCTGGCCTTGATCAGCGGCACGCCCGGCTGCAGGGTGAAATCGTGCGCGACCTGCACGAAGGACTTGCCAGGCGCGGCCTTGTCGATCTCCGCCCACAGGTCGTCGGTGACCGCATTGCCGTAGGCGTGTTTCTTGATGTAGCTGCGCACGCCGCTGCGCCAGTTGTCGGAGCCCACGTAGTCTTCCAGCATGCCGATCACCGCCGAACCCTTGCCGTAGGTGATGCCGTCGAAGGCCTGGCTGGCCTGCTCCACGGTGGCCACGTGCTGCACCACCGGATGGGTAGTCGCATAGGCGTCACGGCCCATCGCACCACGGCTGGTGTAGACCGCATCCACGTTGTCCTGGTCCCATTCCGGATGCAGCTTCTGGGTGGTGCGTCCTTCCATCCAGGTAGCAAAGCCCTCGTTCAACCACAGGTCGTCCCACCACGCCATGGTCACCAGGTCGCCGAACCACTGGTGCGCGATCTCGTGCGCGGCGGTGGTGAACACGCGCTGCTGGTCGGACACATTGGAGATGCGCGGATCCAGCAGCAGCGCAGACTCGAAGGTGAAGATCGCGCCCCAGTTCTCCATCGCGCTGAAGAACTGGCTGCGACCGGGCGCGGCGATGTTGTCCAGCTTCGGCAGCGGGAACGGCACGCCGAAATAGTCGTTGTACTCGCGCAGCACGTCGCGGCTGGCTTCCAGCGCATAGCGCGCCTGCTCCACCTTGCCCTTCTGCGCGATCACGCCGATCTCCACCGGCTTGCCGCTGCCGTTTTCGCCCATCAGCGTGGCGCGGTCGAACTCGCCCAGGCTGAGGAACAGCAGGTAGGTCGACATCTTCGGCGAAGTCTGGAACACCACCCGCTTGATGCCGTTGCCGGCATCCTTCTCGCTGGCGATCGGCATGTTGCTCACCACCATCTCGCCCGTCGGTGCGTTGACGGTCAGGTCGAAGGTGGCCTTGAAGTCGGGCTCGTCCCAGGACGGCACGAACTTGCGCGCGTCGGAATTCTCGAACTGGGTGTACAGCGCGCGCTTCTGCCCGGCTTCGGTCTGGTAGTCCAGCGCGAACAGGCCATTGGCCTGGGTGTTGATCACGCCGGTGTAGTCGGTGGTCAGCACGTAACCGCCCGCGGCCAGCGGCTTGTCGAAGGTGAAGGTCGCGGTCTGGTTGTCGGCATCCACGCTCACTTTCGGCGTCAGCTTCTTGCCGGCCTTGGTGACCAGTACGCTGTTGGCGAAGGTCATGTTGGCCGCCTGCAGCACGATGCTCGAAGTCGGCATCAGGACATCCAGGCTGATCTTCACCTTGCCGTCGAATGCCAGCTTGTCCGCATGCGGCGTGACGTCGATGGCGTAATGGCTCGGACGCGCCGTGCGCGGCAGCTGTGTGGTGACCTGCGCGGATGGCGCGGCGGCCACCATTTCGGCGGTCGCCTGCGCGGGCGCCTGGAATGCGGCGCCGAAAAGCGCGAGCGTGATTGAGGCAGTCACCAGGTTGCGGCGCATGGGTTGTCCTTGGTCATGGGAGACGCGGGCGGCAGTCGCCGGCGAAGGTTGCGATCATCGCCAACGCGGGCGTCCAGCGGCAGCGCCGAAAGTCATGGCAGTCCACTCTGTGGCGAAACCTGCGCACCCCGGCGTTTGCTGAATGGGCTGCAGTTGCGACGCAGGCCCGCTTGCCAATGCAATTGGCCGCAGGCACGGCGTTGCCGCGTTGATGATGGGATAGGCAAACACACGCAAACCTGCCGAGGGGAGTTGCCATGCACAAGCGCCGTTCCGCCGCCAACCCGCGTTGGCTGGCTGCCGCCATGCTGATGTTCGCCTTCTGCGCTTATCCCACCGTCGTTGCAGCGCAGGATCAGCACGCGGACGACCAGGCCAGCGACGACGAAGAACCGACCGATGAACCCGCGGACGAAGCCGACGATCAGGCGAATGAAGCCGACGACACGACCGACCAGGCCGATGACGATCACGGCATGGCGATGCACAACGATGAGGCCAAGCCTCAGGATCAGGTCGATGTTGGCGACACGACCGATGATCAGGACGATCCGATCGAAGACGATGTCGCCGACGATGCCTGGGCCGGGGACTGGGATGAGGATGAAGACGAACAGGACGATGCCATCCCGGTCGACCATTCGCTGTTCGCCAAGGACGAGTACGTGTGGATGGTCGACGAAGAGGATGACCACGCAGAAGATTCCGTCGGCGGCGGCATGCCAATGATCCGCACCAGCAAGCGCGTCGCCGGCAAGTCCGGCAAACCCAGCCACAAACCGCCGCGCAACCCCGGCGACGACGAGGACACCGTCTATTCCTTCGGTGGCCTGCCGATCGCGGCCAGCTCGGTGCCGTGGCAGGCGCAGATCCTGTATCCCGCCGCGCCGCCGCAACCCGACGACAAGCGTCCTGCCTGGCAGCGCCAGCACTACTGCGGCGGCGCCCTGATCGCCACGGAGTGGGTGTTGACCGCCGCCCACTGCATCGACCAGTACAAGGTCAACCTCGGCTTCAAAGTCAGGATGGGAACCCGCGACATCTCCAAAGGCGATGGCGTGTTCTACAAGATCGATCGCATCGTGCGCCATTCGCAGTATGTGGACAGCAAAGATGTGAGTGTCTCCCCCAACATGTACGCTAACGACATCGCGCTGGTGCACATCGTCCCGGACGGAAAACCGGGCCCCGTCAACCCTCGCCTCGTGAGCCGGATCGAACTCAACCGCACGCCGTTGTCGGCATCGACGCAGGTATCGGCCACCGGCTGGGGCGTGACCGGCAGCAGCGAAAGCGCCAACACCATGAACGCAGTGCTGTTGCGTGTCGACTTGAAGGCGATGCCGAATGCCGTTTGCCGGAACCGCGACGGCTATGGCCCGGGCTCGCAGAAGATCAAGGACGTCGTCTTCTGCGCGGCCAACCCGAAGCAATCCACCTGCCGCGGGGACAGCGGCGGCCCGGTGGTGCTCACCAACGGCAAGCCGCTGCTGGTCGGCCTCGTCAGTTGGGGCAAGAAGAAATGCGCGGGCGATGGCCGCCCGGGCGTCTACACGCGTATCGACCAGTACACGCAGTGGATCGATCAGGCGATGAAGCTGCCCCCGGATCGAAACGAATTTCCCTGAGGAAACGCCCGCCCGGAAATACGGAAGGCCGCCTCGTGGCGGCCTTCCGCTTGTTGCGCTGCCCCGCGATCAGTGGCTGGGGGCTTCGGCCGGTGCCGGTGCGTTGCCGATCTTGTCGCCGCCCGACTGCGGCGAATCCTCGTTGTCATCCTTGGACGCATCGGCCGGGGGCGTCTCCGTGGCAGGCGCGGCGGCGGCAGGTTCCGCGTTCGCCGGCGCGGCAGTAGCGGCCGGTTCGGCCGCAGCCGGCATCGCCTCGGCGGCAGGCGCGGCGGACTCGTGGGGTTTACAGGCGGACAAGGCGCCCGGCAGCAGGATTGCAACCAACGCGAACTTGAAGAGTTTCATGACGGTTCCCCTAGAAAGGTGATGACTCGGACTTGCACGTTCCCCTGTTTCGGCGAACCCATCGAATGTGCGCCGCGTCACATTCTTGCACCCGCCTGCATCGGTCACAACATCCCGCCCTGATCCGTTCCGGGGCCCTGGCTCGCTCATGGGTCGAAACCTAGCCTGGCAAGCAGCGCCGCCATGCGTGCGTCCTTGCGCAAGGGATCCAGGAAAGGGTCGTTGCGCGCATAGATCAGGCCGGAGTCGCCCAGCTCGCGCGCCTTGAGCAGGCGCGTCATGGCGGTTTCCAACTCCCCCCACTGCGCCAGCACCTGCGCCTGTTGGTAGAGCACGCTGTCGCCCAGCTCGGCCACCAACTTGTCCATCGCCGCACGCGCCGCAGTGTGATCGCCACCCCGATGTTCGACGATGGCAAGGCCGGCCAAGCGGAAATCGGCCACCGGCTCGGCGAGGTACTCGTCGCGCGCCCGTGCCAGCTGGCCCAGGTGGACCAGCGCATCGGCGATCTGCGCATGCGCACGCGGCATCTGCGGGTTCATCTGCAACGCCCGACGCATCGGCGGGATCGAGGCCTCGAAACGCCTCGCCGCGTATTCGACGGTGCCCGCGCCACGGTAGATCAGCGCGTTCAGCACATCCCGCGACAA
This genomic interval carries:
- a CDS encoding M1 family metallopeptidase yields the protein MRRNLVTASITLALFGAAFQAPAQATAEMVAAAPSAQVTTQLPRTARPSHYAIDVTPHADKLAFDGKVKISLDVLMPTSSIVLQAANMTFANSVLVTKAGKKLTPKVSVDADNQTATFTFDKPLAAGGYVLTTDYTGVINTQANGLFALDYQTEAGQKRALYTQFENSDARKFVPSWDEPDFKATFDLTVNAPTGEMVVSNMPIASEKDAGNGIKRVVFQTSPKMSTYLLFLSLGEFDRATLMGENGSGKPVEIGVIAQKGKVEQARYALEASRDVLREYNDYFGVPFPLPKLDNIAAPGRSQFFSAMENWGAIFTFESALLLDPRISNVSDQQRVFTTAAHEIAHQWFGDLVTMAWWDDLWLNEGFATWMEGRTTQKLHPEWDQDNVDAVYTSRGAMGRDAYATTHPVVQHVATVEQASQAFDGITYGKGSAVIGMLEDYVGSDNWRSGVRSYIKKHAYGNAVTDDLWAEIDKAAPGKSFVQVAHDFTLQPGVPLIKASASCAAGKTVVALEQGEYTIDRPGKTPLRWHVPVAVRGADGTVARTLVDGKASVELPGCGPILVNDGQKGYYRTLYASAQFKALSDGFAKLPVADQLGLMMDASALAAVGLQPESDMLELTGKVPLDASPNLWQMVAGTLGGIDDMFEGDAKRQAAARKYALSRLSPKFEQLGWDNKEGDSATTKQLRSGLIGTLSGLGDAKVITEARRRFDASLADPKSLSPDLRRTVLGIVARNADAVTWDKLHAMAKAEKSSMIRDQYYGLLAAAKDEALARRALDMALTDEPGVTNSAGMIGSVSREHPDMAFDFAVAHREQVDKLVDSTSRARYYPGLGGNATDPKMVDKIRAFADAHIAATSRRDAETVISGIQTRIKLRAERKPQVDAWLKKNGY
- a CDS encoding serine protease, yielding MHKRRSAANPRWLAAAMLMFAFCAYPTVVAAQDQHADDQASDDEEPTDEPADEADDQANEADDTTDQADDDHGMAMHNDEAKPQDQVDVGDTTDDQDDPIEDDVADDAWAGDWDEDEDEQDDAIPVDHSLFAKDEYVWMVDEEDDHAEDSVGGGMPMIRTSKRVAGKSGKPSHKPPRNPGDDEDTVYSFGGLPIAASSVPWQAQILYPAAPPQPDDKRPAWQRQHYCGGALIATEWVLTAAHCIDQYKVNLGFKVRMGTRDISKGDGVFYKIDRIVRHSQYVDSKDVSVSPNMYANDIALVHIVPDGKPGPVNPRLVSRIELNRTPLSASTQVSATGWGVTGSSESANTMNAVLLRVDLKAMPNAVCRNRDGYGPGSQKIKDVVFCAANPKQSTCRGDSGGPVVLTNGKPLLVGLVSWGKKKCAGDGRPGVYTRIDQYTQWIDQAMKLPPDRNEFP